From a region of the Chitinophaga caseinilytica genome:
- the argB gene encoding acetylglutamate kinase — protein sequence MAAKEKVFVVKVGGNVIDNPALLDTFLADFAKVPGRKVLIHGGGKIATRIGDKLGIESKYLNGRRITDAETVDVVTMVYGGLVNKQIVAKLQAAGANAIGLTGADANIIPAVKRPVKDVDYGFVGDIPAGTVQTAPLQLLLDAGLTPVLSPLTHDGKGQILNTNADTIASSVAVALASHYDVRLVFCFEKKGVLRDANDDDSVINLINQDVYRELLAAGALSDGILPKLENAFAAIGNGVKEVLIGHADDLRRNTSDAVAGTLIC from the coding sequence ATGGCTGCAAAAGAAAAAGTATTCGTCGTGAAAGTGGGCGGGAATGTCATCGACAATCCCGCCCTCCTCGATACGTTCCTCGCCGATTTCGCTAAAGTTCCCGGCAGAAAGGTCCTCATCCACGGCGGCGGAAAAATCGCTACCCGGATCGGGGACAAGCTGGGCATCGAATCGAAATACCTCAACGGCAGAAGGATCACCGACGCCGAAACGGTAGACGTGGTAACGATGGTCTATGGCGGCCTCGTCAACAAACAGATCGTCGCCAAACTGCAGGCCGCCGGCGCCAACGCCATCGGCCTCACCGGCGCGGATGCCAACATCATCCCCGCAGTGAAGCGCCCGGTCAAAGACGTCGATTATGGTTTCGTGGGAGACATTCCCGCCGGCACCGTGCAGACCGCTCCGCTGCAACTCTTGCTGGACGCGGGCCTCACACCGGTACTGTCTCCGCTCACGCACGACGGGAAAGGACAAATCCTCAATACCAACGCCGATACCATCGCCTCTTCGGTGGCCGTGGCCCTCGCTTCGCATTACGACGTTCGCCTGGTTTTCTGTTTCGAGAAGAAAGGCGTGCTGCGCGATGCGAACGACGATGATTCGGTGATCAACCTGATCAACCAGGACGTGTACCGCGAGCTACTGGCCGCCGGCGCACTGTCTGACGGCATTCTCCCCAAACTGGAGAACGCCTTCGCGGCCATCGGGAACGGGGTGAAAGAAGTGCTGATCGGCCAT